From Gemmatimonadota bacterium, one genomic window encodes:
- a CDS encoding amidohydrolase family protein, which translates to MRPYICCHNHIGRTINRAPTVGQNAQMCLSRFAETDIYAAISMPTAVGSPITRGIQDIREQNEAIARACKKFPHVFPIGMALIEPRFGELGIEEAEKAMDDLGLVGIAGHPPMKEEILPMVEVAAARNGLCNLHWHDSLMDRTARTFPNAQFIVHASTWAAENLSQHDNIWFEVVQYPDGRGSTWDFKWFADKVGRERLIFGADLPYYDYRFLQRVIEEADCDDDLKDRIAHQNVLALIKQYKPDWTLPTQPPQAPRVYDPDRLWACNPDQPDRLTVDILP; encoded by the coding sequence ATGCGCCCGTACATCTGTTGTCACAACCACATTGGACGAACCATTAACCGCGCACCCACCGTCGGACAAAACGCCCAAATGTGTTTATCCCGCTTTGCCGAAACCGACATTTACGCCGCCATATCAATGCCAACAGCCGTAGGCAGCCCAATCACCCGCGGGATACAGGACATCCGGGAACAAAACGAAGCCATTGCTCGCGCGTGCAAAAAATTTCCCCACGTATTTCCCATAGGCATGGCACTCATTGAGCCGCGATTCGGCGAACTCGGCATCGAAGAAGCCGAAAAAGCCATGGACGACCTGGGCCTCGTCGGAATCGCCGGACATCCCCCGATGAAAGAAGAAATCCTCCCCATGGTAGAAGTCGCAGCCGCGCGAAACGGACTGTGCAACCTGCACTGGCACGACAGCTTGATGGACCGCACCGCCCGAACATTTCCAAACGCACAATTTATCGTACACGCCAGCACCTGGGCTGCGGAAAACCTATCACAGCACGACAACATCTGGTTCGAAGTCGTACAATACCCCGATGGACGGGGATCCACATGGGACTTCAAATGGTTCGCCGATAAAGTCGGACGCGAGCGACTCATATTCGGCGCAGATCTGCCGTATTACGACTATCGCTTTCTCCAGCGCGTAATAGAAGAAGCCGACTGCGACGACGACTTAAAAGATCGAATCGCCCATCAAAATGTCCTGGCCCTGATCAAACAATACAAACCCGACTGGACATTGCCGACGCAGCCGCCTCAAGCCCCCCGTGTGTACGATCCAGACAGACTCTGGGCTTGCAACCCGGATCAGCCAGATCGGCTGACCGTAGATATCTTGCCCTGA
- a CDS encoding sugar phosphate isomerase/epimerase, whose protein sequence is MHLSMHNWMRSESLEVTLERLAKFGYESIELSGEPERYDTSEVRALLNEYNIRCWGAVTLMMGDRNMLAKDAGIRAQSVQYVKDCVTMVKELDGYELTVVPATVGKIEPDATPDEEWQWAVAGMQEVYDHSESEGVRLAIEPINRFETYFITRGAQALALAEATGANCGVCLDAFHINIEEADPYQAIRDAGDRLVDFHVADNNRMACGLGNWDWAKLVATLKEVGYDDALTVEFVAPIDRTPANEYPNAVETNPVDITPEELKFIQDHGSSLLSEEFYTFLVEKTAETLLPLIG, encoded by the coding sequence ATGCACTTATCTATGCACAATTGGATGCGCTCGGAGTCTCTCGAAGTTACGCTTGAGAGGTTGGCAAAATTTGGGTACGAGAGTATTGAGCTTAGCGGTGAACCCGAGCGGTATGATACGTCAGAAGTGCGTGCTTTGCTCAATGAGTACAATATCCGCTGCTGGGGGGCGGTGACGTTGATGATGGGTGACCGCAATATGCTGGCCAAAGATGCGGGAATTCGGGCACAATCCGTGCAGTACGTCAAGGACTGTGTTACGATGGTTAAGGAACTTGATGGGTACGAGCTGACTGTGGTGCCGGCTACTGTGGGAAAAATCGAACCGGATGCCACGCCTGATGAGGAATGGCAATGGGCTGTGGCGGGCATGCAGGAGGTTTACGATCATTCCGAAAGTGAGGGGGTTCGCCTGGCGATTGAACCCATCAATCGGTTTGAGACGTATTTTATTACCCGGGGTGCTCAGGCTCTTGCTCTGGCAGAGGCGACGGGTGCGAATTGCGGGGTGTGTTTAGATGCTTTTCATATCAATATCGAAGAGGCGGATCCGTATCAAGCTATCCGAGATGCCGGCGACCGGCTGGTGGATTTTCACGTGGCGGATAACAATCGCATGGCGTGTGGGCTGGGGAACTGGGATTGGGCAAAATTGGTCGCGACGCTCAAAGAGGTAGGTTATGATGACGCGCTGACTGTGGAATTTGTCGCGCCGATTGATCGGACGCCTGCGAATGAATATCCCAATGCGGTTGAGACCAATCCCGTTGATATTACACCCGAGGAACTCAAATTTATTCAGGATCACGGGAGTAGTCTGTTGAGTGAGGAATTTTACACTTTTCTGGTGGAGAAAACCGCTGAGACGTTGTTGCCGCTGATTGGATAG
- a CDS encoding ribonucleotide-diphosphate reductase subunit beta: protein MDYQNGGHAQQNGIHAPVEADNTDVPSALCCGATGEAYDLTKRINPEDKRLLNCRQVDVNQLMPLKYEWAWEHYLNGCANHWMPTEVPMQRDIELWRSNALNDAERKVILRNLGFFSTGESLVGNNIVLAIFKHITNSEARQYLLRQAFEEAIHTHTFHYIVESLGLNAREVFNMYHEVASIEGKDKFVMELTEDVLDPNFTTQSIEGIQKFVKNLIGFYVIMEGIFFYSGFVMILSFHRQNRMTGIGEQFQYILRDETIHLNFGIDLINTIKLENPEIWTTELQRDIYDLIHEAVEYEVIYARDCVPDGVLGLNEDLFREYVQFIADRRLERIGLQSVYGSKNPFPWMGETIDIAKEKNFFETRVTDYQSAGSLQWDD, encoded by the coding sequence ATGGACTACCAAAACGGTGGTCACGCACAGCAAAACGGTATTCATGCACCCGTTGAAGCGGATAACACTGACGTGCCATCCGCGCTGTGTTGTGGTGCCACTGGCGAGGCGTATGACCTGACCAAGCGCATCAACCCGGAAGACAAGCGATTGCTCAACTGCCGGCAGGTAGATGTGAACCAGTTGATGCCTCTCAAATACGAATGGGCATGGGAGCACTATCTCAACGGATGTGCCAATCACTGGATGCCGACAGAAGTGCCCATGCAGCGCGACATAGAACTCTGGCGTTCAAATGCACTGAACGACGCCGAGCGAAAAGTCATCTTGCGAAACCTCGGATTCTTCAGCACGGGCGAAAGCCTCGTCGGCAACAACATCGTACTCGCCATCTTCAAACACATCACAAACTCCGAAGCGCGGCAATACCTCTTGCGCCAGGCATTTGAAGAAGCCATACACACCCATACATTCCACTACATCGTCGAATCCCTGGGCCTGAACGCGCGCGAAGTATTCAACATGTATCACGAAGTCGCCTCCATCGAAGGCAAAGACAAATTCGTTATGGAACTAACCGAAGATGTACTGGACCCCAATTTTACAACACAAAGCATTGAAGGCATACAGAAATTCGTGAAAAATCTCATCGGCTTTTACGTCATCATGGAAGGCATCTTCTTTTACAGCGGCTTTGTAATGATCCTCTCCTTCCATCGGCAAAACCGCATGACCGGCATTGGCGAACAATTCCAGTACATCCTGCGCGACGAAACCATACATCTGAATTTTGGCATCGACCTGATCAACACCATAAAACTCGAAAATCCAGAAATCTGGACAACGGAACTGCAGCGCGACATCTACGACCTCATCCACGAAGCCGTGGAATATGAAGTCATCTATGCACGGGATTGTGTGCCCGACGGCGTACTGGGCCTCAATGAAGACTTATTCCGCGAATACGTGCAATTCATTGCCGACCGCCGATTGGAACGAATCGGCCTACAAAGCGTATATGGATCGAAAAATCCATTCCCGTGGATGGGTGAAACCATCGACATCGCCAAAGAAAAGAACTTCTTTGAAACGCGCGTCACGGATTATCAAAGCGCGGGATCCTTGCAGTGGGATGATTAA
- a CDS encoding SWIM zinc finger domain-containing protein: MEKDAYADLTWEDLEHWAGTTIVSRGRTYQRNNSVSDLGITPEGTLIAYVLGSTRYVTQVAIQDGDLTSECTCPYWTTCKHAVAVVLEYLMCLKNDVAVPEIPQTDPRPDRLRETETTGEEYWDPELGMSADVEEQPKAEQQQNTEPLLTYLEKQIKAQLVELLDELTDVFPDVREFIEDRRNVRSGNADTLHKAIRNEIADIREPDWDDYNYREYQTANFDRLHAYLQALLQEGQADEVVYLGKELIGTVTFAIETYDREGEMIDKVKPSIETVIQALALSSLPSSEQLTWVVDIELADDYDLCTDALESFWSDRDTKSDWSELADELQKRLNNIPMSKDAEGDISTYRRDQLSNWLISALECAGREAEILPLCEQEAEITGDYERLIDRLIAENRFEDAENWCHRAIANTDPNHPGTLSALKERLRIIREKTGDLLGAAAFRADNFFRRPSLLTFQELCKSAQKAKVGPAVEAWARYFLETGHLPRTKGRKRKGEPDDKWPLPSTGFHEDIRPSEGPVTHTLIEIAIAEKQIEAVLKWYDLETSRTDYRWGHMPASSLQIAEMVKEKYPDRTIEIWKEMAESEISRVEVSGYREAGTYLREVRDTLKRLNREKEWETYLSALRDQNKRRPRCLEVLDGLAGKRIIDRE, encoded by the coding sequence ATGGAAAAAGACGCTTATGCCGACCTCACCTGGGAAGACCTTGAACACTGGGCGGGAACTACAATCGTCAGCAGGGGGCGCACCTACCAGCGCAACAATAGCGTCTCTGATTTGGGAATCACACCCGAAGGCACACTCATCGCCTATGTTCTGGGCAGCACGCGCTATGTCACACAAGTAGCAATCCAGGATGGGGACTTGACCTCTGAGTGTACCTGTCCCTACTGGACAACTTGCAAACACGCGGTCGCCGTGGTATTGGAATATCTGATGTGTTTGAAGAACGATGTTGCAGTACCAGAAATCCCGCAAACAGACCCCCGCCCGGACAGGCTGCGAGAAACCGAGACAACCGGAGAAGAATATTGGGATCCCGAATTGGGCATGTCGGCAGATGTAGAGGAACAACCAAAGGCCGAACAACAGCAGAACACCGAACCCCTTTTAACTTACCTCGAAAAACAGATCAAAGCGCAACTTGTAGAACTACTTGACGAACTCACCGACGTCTTTCCCGATGTACGAGAATTTATAGAGGATCGTCGAAACGTTCGCAGTGGCAATGCCGACACGCTGCACAAAGCGATCAGAAATGAAATAGCAGACATACGAGAACCCGATTGGGACGATTATAATTATAGAGAATATCAGACCGCAAATTTCGACCGTCTGCACGCATATCTCCAGGCACTTCTTCAAGAAGGTCAAGCAGACGAGGTCGTTTATCTGGGCAAAGAGTTGATAGGTACCGTCACTTTTGCCATTGAAACCTATGATCGCGAAGGAGAAATGATTGACAAAGTCAAACCCAGCATCGAAACAGTAATTCAGGCACTGGCCTTATCCTCTCTACCTTCATCCGAACAATTGACATGGGTAGTGGATATAGAACTGGCAGATGATTACGACCTTTGTACTGATGCATTGGAATCTTTTTGGAGTGATCGAGATACAAAATCCGACTGGAGCGAGCTCGCCGACGAATTGCAGAAACGCCTGAATAACATACCTATGTCCAAGGATGCTGAAGGTGATATATCCACTTATCGGCGAGACCAATTGAGCAACTGGCTTATCTCGGCCCTCGAATGTGCTGGACGCGAGGCCGAAATTCTCCCTCTATGTGAGCAAGAGGCCGAAATAACCGGCGACTATGAGCGTCTGATCGATAGACTAATCGCTGAAAACCGCTTTGAAGACGCCGAAAACTGGTGTCACAGGGCAATTGCAAACACAGACCCCAATCACCCTGGCACCCTCTCGGCTCTCAAAGAGAGGCTACGCATCATCCGGGAAAAAACCGGAGACCTATTGGGTGCTGCTGCCTTTCGTGCTGATAACTTTTTCAGGCGACCCTCTCTGCTCACCTTTCAGGAATTGTGCAAATCTGCACAAAAGGCCAAAGTGGGACCAGCGGTCGAAGCATGGGCGCGCTATTTTCTGGAAACAGGACACTTACCGCGAACAAAGGGCAGAAAGCGAAAAGGGGAACCGGATGACAAATGGCCTTTACCGTCAACCGGATTTCATGAAGACATTCGCCCTTCAGAGGGTCCAGTAACCCACACATTGATCGAAATCGCCATTGCTGAAAAACAAATAGAAGCAGTTCTGAAATGGTACGATCTGGAAACATCCCGCACAGATTACCGATGGGGCCATATGCCCGCTTCTTCACTCCAAATTGCCGAGATGGTCAAAGAAAAATATCCAGACCGCACCATAGAGATCTGGAAAGAAATGGCCGAATCTGAAATCAGCCGCGTTGAAGTTTCCGGTTATCGAGAAGCCGGTACCTATCTCCGCGAGGTGCGAGACACGTTAAAGCGTCTCAACAGGGAAAAAGAATGGGAAACGTATTTGAGCGCGTTGAGAGACCAAAACAAAAGAAGACCGCGTTGCCTCGAAGTCCTGGATGGTTTGGCAGGCAAGCGCATCATCGATAGGGAATAG
- the genX gene encoding EF-P lysine aminoacylase GenX, whose product MRDYPSPQYPARCKRTHRICELQSGAFAVVAGRLVTRDSLSDETGTVCLCFDTAYEAKTGDIVEVEGRFKDNGFSVTGLRVLVPSRDGAVPLSQSVQTNLRKRAKIIAGIRRFFDEKGFVEVETPLMVPQPGMEPHLEAFQTMYEMHQFYLHTSPEYAMKRLLAAGFERIYQVCKVFRHEPVGRMHTPEFTMLEWYRAYADYTDIMVDTEYLIAELATDLYGEPVVRTDQCAVDLTPPWERISVREAMLRYAGITADPYSETAAFIRQAGLSTVDKDDPPDVAFFKVFLDRVEPHLGVQKPAILYDYPAPMAALAKRKSNAPDLAERFEVYIAGVELCNAFTELNDPDEQRQRLEEEAAQRVREGNPAYPIDERFLAALEYGMPPSGGIALGVDRLIMLLTGASSISEVMAFPMSDQ is encoded by the coding sequence ATGCGCGATTATCCATCTCCCCAATATCCCGCACGGTGTAAGCGTACTCACAGGATATGTGAACTTCAGTCGGGTGCGTTTGCGGTTGTGGCCGGGCGGCTTGTGACGCGAGATTCGCTTTCCGATGAGACGGGGACGGTGTGTCTGTGTTTTGATACTGCATATGAGGCAAAGACTGGGGATATTGTGGAGGTTGAAGGTCGTTTCAAAGACAATGGTTTTTCTGTTACGGGGCTACGGGTGCTGGTGCCGTCGCGTGATGGCGCGGTGCCTTTAAGCCAGAGCGTGCAGACGAATTTGCGCAAGCGCGCCAAAATTATCGCGGGGATTCGCCGCTTTTTTGATGAGAAGGGTTTTGTTGAGGTTGAGACCCCTCTGATGGTGCCGCAACCGGGTATGGAACCGCATCTCGAGGCGTTTCAGACGATGTATGAGATGCATCAGTTTTATCTGCATACGTCGCCTGAGTATGCGATGAAACGCCTGCTCGCGGCTGGGTTTGAACGGATATACCAGGTTTGCAAGGTGTTTCGGCACGAGCCTGTTGGGAGGATGCATACGCCGGAGTTTACGATGCTGGAGTGGTATCGCGCGTACGCGGATTATACCGATATTATGGTGGATACCGAATATTTGATTGCCGAACTCGCAACGGATTTATATGGAGAGCCTGTTGTGCGGACGGATCAGTGCGCGGTTGATCTGACGCCGCCGTGGGAACGTATTTCTGTGCGAGAGGCGATGTTGCGCTATGCGGGTATTACTGCTGATCCCTATTCGGAGACGGCTGCGTTTATCAGGCAGGCGGGACTTTCGACAGTTGATAAAGACGATCCGCCGGATGTTGCGTTTTTCAAGGTTTTTCTCGATCGGGTTGAGCCACATCTGGGTGTGCAGAAGCCCGCGATTTTGTACGATTATCCCGCGCCGATGGCGGCGCTTGCCAAACGCAAGTCCAATGCGCCAGATCTGGCTGAGCGTTTTGAGGTTTATATTGCGGGGGTGGAGTTGTGCAATGCGTTTACAGAGTTGAATGATCCGGATGAGCAACGCCAGCGGTTGGAAGAGGAGGCCGCCCAGCGCGTGCGTGAGGGGAATCCGGCTTATCCGATTGACGAGCGTTTTCTCGCGGCGCTCGAATACGGGATGCCGCCTTCTGGCGGTATTGCGCTCGGGGTGGATCGTCTCATTATGTTGCTTACAGGGGCGTCTTCTATAAGCGAGGTTATGGCTTTTCCCATGTCTGATCAATAA
- a CDS encoding phytanoyl-CoA dioxygenase, whose protein sequence is MRCAMAGALFRCLLSKHRKLGANTKTIISILNLSWKKWRRYMDKNLLLTSVEMAQFASTGFLRFDNLVPRELCEAAYEEMSAGKIRRRAPMGASFNEVWPDEAIGKVFRLPKVAAIIHSLVGPNPRYDHHAAHLTPANTRKGANLHQDAEYDIRDLHFDIQISFFPEDTPLESGGTLFVPGTQFRRVHEAEIKRYQNIIGQVQAVCEAGTMFFWHTNIWHSARSNFTDRDRYMFKLRLNPTVRQQRLWNTDDLDSPEVKQKLNQKIPWHGQRHRIELMNRIKFWRFLTGDPTFDLSLWWGRVENTPDLIVPGG, encoded by the coding sequence ATGCGATGCGCGATGGCTGGCGCGTTATTCAGGTGCCTTTTATCAAAGCACCGCAAGTTGGGCGCGAATACGAAAACGATTATCTCGATTTTGAATTTGTCCTGGAAAAAATGGAGGCGATACATGGATAAGAATCTTTTGCTCACGTCTGTGGAAATGGCGCAGTTCGCAAGCACGGGTTTTTTGCGTTTTGACAATCTGGTGCCGCGGGAACTCTGCGAAGCCGCATACGAAGAGATGAGTGCGGGCAAGATTAGACGCCGCGCTCCGATGGGCGCGTCTTTTAACGAGGTTTGGCCCGATGAAGCTATTGGCAAGGTTTTTCGCCTGCCCAAAGTGGCGGCGATTATTCACAGTCTGGTGGGTCCCAATCCGCGATACGATCATCACGCGGCGCACCTTACGCCGGCAAATACGCGCAAGGGTGCCAATTTGCATCAGGATGCCGAATACGATATTCGCGATTTGCATTTCGACATTCAAATTTCCTTTTTTCCAGAAGATACACCGCTGGAAAGCGGGGGTACGCTTTTTGTGCCGGGCACGCAATTTCGCCGGGTTCACGAAGCCGAGATCAAACGCTATCAAAATATCATAGGACAGGTGCAGGCGGTTTGCGAGGCGGGGACGATGTTTTTCTGGCATACCAATATATGGCATTCGGCGAGGAGCAATTTTACCGATAGAGATCGGTATATGTTTAAGCTCCGCCTCAATCCCACGGTTCGCCAACAGCGCCTGTGGAATACCGACGATCTCGATAGTCCCGAGGTTAAACAGAAACTCAATCAGAAGATTCCCTGGCATGGGCAACGCCATCGCATTGAACTTATGAATCGCATTAAGTTCTGGCGTTTTCTCACTGGCGATCCCACTTTTGATCTCTCTCTCTGGTGGGGGCGCGTTGAAAATACGCCGGATCTTATTGTTCCGGGAGGTTGA
- a CDS encoding sulfatase-like hydrolase/transferase, producing the protein MTGKQPNIIVFLTDDQGYGDLGIYGNPDLDTPHIDRIGQEGLCLNQHYTASPICAPARASFLTGRYNHRVGALSVESNRGLDRIAPGESTIADLFKANGYATGMVGKWHNGLHDMRYHPNNRGFDEFAGFLNGGMNYWNWIIEYNGQPKWSDGRYLTDVFTQDAIEFIKRHKTEPFFLYIAYNAPHGPLEAPEEDIRPFEEMEKFTRAVCLTYGMIRRMDTGIGQILDTLEQHGLAEDTIVLYTSDNGPVHLGKRENDQTRYNGPFRGMKYDVLEGGIRVPGLIRWPAGLPQGETYDGMLHFTDWMPTLLNACGIDMQTSTDGMDVIPALQGEPQKLPTKRYWQFNRYDPIGTCNAAMRDGEWKLYWPRIEEAMQKMKSDNPPFQKNLEVPHFLMNVENPPVERILSPSGDPELYNIDNDPHENINLAQQQPDRVHRMKRELETWFEAVEAERRRIASS; encoded by the coding sequence ATGACCGGCAAACAACCAAACATAATCGTATTTCTAACCGACGACCAGGGCTATGGCGACCTGGGCATCTACGGAAACCCGGACCTGGACACGCCCCACATCGACCGCATCGGCCAGGAAGGACTCTGCCTGAATCAGCACTACACCGCATCTCCAATCTGTGCGCCAGCTCGGGCATCCTTTTTAACCGGACGCTACAATCACCGCGTAGGCGCATTGAGTGTAGAATCAAACCGCGGACTGGACCGAATCGCACCCGGCGAATCCACAATCGCGGACTTATTCAAAGCAAACGGCTATGCAACGGGAATGGTGGGAAAATGGCACAATGGACTACACGACATGCGGTATCATCCGAACAACCGGGGCTTCGATGAATTCGCGGGATTCTTGAACGGAGGGATGAATTACTGGAACTGGATCATCGAATACAACGGACAGCCGAAATGGTCAGACGGCCGGTATCTCACCGACGTATTCACACAGGACGCCATTGAATTTATCAAACGGCACAAAACAGAGCCGTTCTTTCTCTACATAGCCTACAATGCGCCGCACGGACCACTCGAAGCGCCAGAAGAAGACATCCGCCCCTTTGAAGAAATGGAAAAATTCACCCGCGCTGTGTGCCTCACCTACGGAATGATCCGGCGGATGGACACCGGAATCGGACAAATCCTGGACACACTCGAACAACACGGCCTGGCGGAAGACACCATCGTACTGTACACCAGCGACAACGGACCGGTCCACCTCGGCAAAAGAGAAAACGACCAAACCCGCTACAACGGACCATTTCGGGGCATGAAATACGATGTACTCGAAGGCGGAATCCGCGTACCGGGCCTCATTCGCTGGCCCGCGGGCTTGCCGCAAGGCGAGACATATGACGGAATGCTGCACTTTACAGACTGGATGCCCACCTTGTTAAACGCCTGCGGAATCGATATGCAGACGTCCACTGACGGGATGGATGTCATCCCCGCATTACAGGGTGAACCCCAAAAACTCCCGACCAAACGATACTGGCAATTCAACCGCTACGACCCCATCGGCACATGCAATGCCGCGATGCGGGATGGGGAATGGAAGCTCTACTGGCCCCGCATTGAAGAAGCCATGCAAAAAATGAAATCGGACAATCCACCATTCCAGAAAAATCTCGAAGTCCCGCATTTTCTCATGAACGTGGAAAACCCACCCGTGGAGCGGATACTATCACCATCCGGCGACCCGGAACTCTACAACATCGACAACGACCCGCACGAAAACATCAACCTCGCCCAACAACAGCCAGACCGCGTACACCGCATGAAACGCGAACTGGAAACGTGGTTTGAAGCCGTAGAAGCGGAGCGGCGGCGCATCGCATCGTCATAA